Proteins from one Rosa chinensis cultivar Old Blush chromosome 7, RchiOBHm-V2, whole genome shotgun sequence genomic window:
- the LOC112177882 gene encoding protein FAR1-RELATED SEQUENCE 5-like, producing the protein MVARHGLSDNVWVASLYNKRERWAEVFFREHFFGGMCSTQRVEGMHSKLKKQTGRYTRLCEVMPRMERTLGRIRNCVLYDNLSKNSAPLYETHMRGIEEDASRLFTHDIFIMIKSQIIFEMKFVMDHEIAFNISDFVMFYLRQYDRPEQRWCVEFRSDQANPKWLCSCKLFELDGIPCDHIFNILKYPAYL; encoded by the coding sequence ATGGTGGCTAGACATGGCTTGTCTGACAATGTATGGGTGGCTAGCTTGTATAACAAACGGGAAAGGTGGGCGGAGGTATTCTTCAGAGAGCACTTTTTTGGTGGAATGTGCAGCACCCAGCGTGTGGAAGGCATGCATTCAAAACTGAAAAAGCAGACTGGGAGGTACACCAGGCTGTGTGAAGTAATGCCAAGAATGGAGAGGACACTGGGGCGAATCCGGAACTGCGTTCTCTATGACAACTTGTCCAAAAACAGCGCACCCTTGTACGAGACGCACATGAGGGGCATTGAGGAAGATGCAAGTAGGCTGTTCACACATGACATATTTATCATGATTAAATCTCAGATCATCTTTGAGATGAAGTTTGTTATGGATCATGAAATAGCCTTCAATATTTCAGACTTTGTGATGTTCTACCTTCGGCAATATGACAGGCCGGAACAAAGGTGGTGTGTTGAGTTCCGTTCAGACCAGGCTAATCCGAAGTGGCTCTGCTCCTGCAAACTGTTTGAATTAGACGGAATTCCCTGCGATCACATTTTCAACATACTGAAGTATCCAGCTTATCTCTAG